Genomic segment of Ostrinia nubilalis chromosome 10, ilOstNubi1.1, whole genome shotgun sequence:
actataacacctacaaacaTGAAatcttatagggtgtagacatttTTCGAGACTCCAcgcctaaggaggtaaaacggagtccacgcgtacgaaggcgcagtcgtaagtacctatagcATGAAAAAAATGTCTGTATCTTTAACATTTGCAATcagattgtttttaaaaaaactgGAAAAAGAGTCGTGGAGTAAGTAATTGCCTCAGATGAGAATTGAACTTATGACCTTTCGTTTAGAGAGGACCAGTAGCTCggcaaaaatgtttagtttgagatattcatcatcatcatttcagccataggacgtccactgctgaacataggcaaaTGATTTCcgtaatggccggttggtagcggcctgcatccagcgcctttctgctatctttatgaggtcgtcggtccacggcAATTTGAGATTttattatgacataattttagtTCGCTTTCAATGTTATTTCGTTCTATTTGTTAGTTTCCATAGGCGCAGATTAAAGTACCTATTAGGAGTACTATCCTCAACCTTCTAAAGGTTTGTAATGTTTGTTTGCATAActaattaagtaagtaaattaTGAAACATCTGataatcatcattatttattatcttttttgCACGTCATCAAACTCTTGtgaatttttattagaaatttaATCATCGCAAATAATAATGATCAGTTCCTTAtgattgtttattgttaaaaattataattaattaatgaatagtATTGATAAATGCCATAAAATCCCAAAATGTGTCTACTATCAGGAAAAAATATCTCTTAATAATGATAACTCAGTGTGTAAGGCTGTCGCAACAGAATTTAAGCACAGCTTATGTACATACAGTAGCCACTATCCAACATACCTGTGAAGCATTTTATAGgcaataaattacattaaactTTCACCTTCTTAAGGTTTATTTGGCGACAAAAGACCTTTTAAGTACAAATTCGTCTCAATGcaaaaatcgaatcgaatcagtCTGAAACTactgattttttaatttttacccgactgcaccagaaggagggttatgtttatgaACTTTTCGAAAACGATCTTTCTTATCTCGAAATATTATtagtgaataaattattttgtatttttgattAATTGCTTGGCCAGATTCTTAACTGAATAAGAATTATTCAAAGACAGGCATTTTCTAAACAGTCATTCCTATTTCAAGcagtaaaaatacatttttggacagtacatttattgttaattataaattaatcattatgacaaaattaataaataaatctatgttATTCCGGGCAATCCAACTTCAGCGAACAAATAGGCGTTGGGTTCAAAAAACGGTTCAAGTTCCCAGGAGCTAATATAAACGTCAATCATTTTTTCATCTCGGCAATGAGCAATATTTTCTGAAACAAGTAAACATTACTTTTATACAGTGGCGGATTAACGTATAAGCACTACAAGCACGTGCTTGGGGCCCCTGTTCTCCAGGGGCCTCCATCCTCTGCTGGCGCGCCAGCAGAGGATGGACCCGTTTCAtttcatacctacattttatcgagatttagcctatgttactcgtaagtaatgtagctttcaaatggtgaaagaatttttaaaaacggtccagtagtttttgagcctattcattactacaaccaaacaaacaaagttttcctctttataatattatagtgtaGATAAAGTAAAGTGCGTTTTCCCAAATATACAAGTGgcgtttaaagaaagaaagaaagaaaaatttattacgatgaaaaagacagaaatgacacataaatattacaaggaaataaaaattgaactgagcagtgagcagtgctatcctgtcgcaacagcgatgcccatcgcaatgggattccactcagcatatgccgtggcccacggtggggaaggccacgacgctggttttcagtgggccccatgccgagtgaaagtcacggacactaacctaaacTGCATATCAACAAGGccgtttaaatataaatatataacaataataataatgtgcaaACATTTGttgaataaacataattatagtaaattaatccttcaaggcccgcgaatctagacacaatagataatcaattgttatgacattaaattaatgccgtctgggactcaagcggttaaagatgctacataataaaataatacccgtattaaaataataataattgtgtatacagggtgtcccgtaaagcaacgtcaagccggaactgggtatTGAGGCAAgtaagttatgctggttatcagaaaaatataaaaaacaatctatgtggcattttgtcaaaataataggcatttaaaaaaaaacaagaaaatctactcccggtgacgacggtctttttactcgtgttgccacaaatcttcactttttccaaaatttttttttttgttaagtaaCCCTGaatctctaaattgttatcaaaattacgaaaccagctgttccagcttggatgaaaaaatacattattcccaaaacaaatttcaaaataaaaattttgcatagtttaaactgactgtactgaaaaaaaattgtactacgcgagtatggcaagtgacgtcataatgtggcgcatttagtaaggattccaaaatggtataacacttggtaaattcttgctgtaattgtcgacaatttttgtttttttggaaataatcccgtttttaactttatctaccttggttaaaaattattattctaatgtgcccaaaattcaagtttctagCTTAAGTGAGGttagaagccattttaaaaggtatgagcggaacgggagggccatcttaccaagcagggatgttatggatatccgtaaccgtaaccgatactatcggatatccgaaataaaaaaatatccataaccgtaaccgaaactgattcaaaagttacgtatagtttcggataaaggcggagtcttaagggtacaataaattccaaacagaagcattattcagggttacataacaaaaaaaaatttagaaaaagtgaagatttgtggcaacacgagtaaaaagaccgtcaccgggagtagatttttttgtttttttttaatgcctattattttgacaaaatgacaCATAGATTTTgttgataaccagcataacttgcctcaacacccagttccggcttgacgttgcattacgggacaccctgtatgtgtatataggtatttataaatgtatatatattaaaataaacatgcgATGTGAAAAAAGAAGAGAAACAAAAGAAGTGTGCTAGTGTAAGACTATCAttgtggttgcgtttagaatcTTTCACAGCTTAATGATTACTAACTGCTTTGCTGAACGATCCTTCTCACAACTAAAAAGGTTAAAAAACCCGCAAAGAACAAAAATCCAAGcttaattatttagcattaatgTGTATTGAGGCAGACATACTTCGTCGGATAAATTTCGACGATGTAATCTCGGAGTTTGCTCTGATTAAGGCaaggaaaataatgttttaagttttacattttaCCTACTACACTTTCTATTTTAAtgaactttcattttatactttaTACCTTCCATTCCATTCCTTCCATTTCCATTCAAGCAATAGAGGGCCTACGCAGGCTCTGTGCTTAAGGCCTCGGATACTCTTAATCCGCCACTGCTTTTATAGCAAagcaatgaaaatgtaacagAAACTTAACCAAACCGATAGGCACTGAATtagagtaataaataaaaatttaaatataaaaacaaaagatgaaATAAAGATATCAGTTTATTCATGCAAACTAATAGTTTTTAGAATACCAAAAGCATGGCAGAGCATTCAGTAGTTAAAATGGTGATAAAATGTTTTGCTTTTAAAGTTgctgtatagtttttttttaaataactgaaCAGAAATCAATTCTCTTTTCAAGAAAACCATATAACATAGTgttataaatttaataacactcaaatatttaatttttaattttttatttattttatttatttatttaataggacaaccaacaagacatacactggaagacaatcaatatttacaacgtatttaacttaatctaagtgctgccttaattataggttgccacggcatgcaatagtggacttatacataaacagtgtctacacttaaagaaaagagttTCTTCAGCGAGTATTATTTAGCTGGAATAACATTTCGCCAGCGACTCGATGCGAAGCTGTTTAGGATTTTGCGCTTAAATGAAGGTAGCTTGTCCCGAAAGACATCTAGATCAAGATCGAGGTTCCTTGATATACTGTTAAACTGTCTTTGGAGTCTGTTCATGGTGGCGTAGTGACCTAAATTGCTTTTGCAGCCTTTAATATAAAACGGAACATACCTAGCGCGACGTGCCAATTTAAAGGGAACATTGAGATTTATTAATTCTAGCAAAAATGGGCAGTCCGCAATAccattaatgattttataaaGGAATACCAGGTCAAGCAAAAGCCTGCGGTCCTTTAGACTATCTAGTTTAAAGTGGGCTAGTCTCTCCTCATATGAAGGAAGCTGTTTCACTTTATGTGTTTGGAACGAGAGGTGCCACAGGAATCTCTTTTGAATACGTTCAATGCGTTTAATATGTACATCGTAGTGGGGAGACCAAACCTGAGTGCAATATTCAAGATTTGAACGAACCAATGATCGAAACAACAGAATCTTTGTGTTAGGCCTCTTAAACTCCTTGGTGTTTCTGAGTACAAATCCTAGCATTTGGAAACCTTTGGTGACAATATGGTCTATGTGCTTATGGTAACGTAATTTCTTGTCCAGGATAACTCCCAAATCACGGATAGTGTCCACTTCCTCCAGAATATGACCATCAATATTGTACTTTGGCGTTGAGACATCTTTGCACCTGGAAAACCGGATATGCTTGCATTTTtcagaatttaaaaataattggttTTTTACGCACCACTGAGCGAGTCGATCTAAATCGTCTTGAAGTAAGAGTACGTCTCTATGCTCTTTAATTTCCATGGATAATTTCATATCGTCGGCGTATAGAAAACATTTAGCATGTCTGAAAATTGACACAAtgtcattaataaaaatattaaaaagaaccGGCCCAAGATGAGAACCCTGAGGAACCCCTGATGTAGCCAGAAAAGCCACCGACGAGAATCCGTTTACCACGACTCTCGACTTTCTTTGACTGAGATAAGACGATAACCATTGTAAGAGACAACCCGAGATTCCTGAGAGTGAAAGTTTGTGAAGCAAGATGCCGTGGTCCACCGCGTCGAAAGCCTTGCTGAAATCGGTGTAAATGGTATCTACAGACAAGCGTGAATCAAGGGAATCAGAGGTATGTGTTGTAAAAGAAACGAGATTAGTGGCTGTAGACCGCGATGTTAAGAATCCCGACTGCTGAGGACAGATTACCTGCTTAAAATGCCAGTTCAGAAAAGGGCATACCATAGATTCAAACACCTTACCAAATAGACACAAAATCGATATAGGTCTGTAGTTTTTTACTAAACTGACGTCGCCTGATTTAAAAATCGGTACAATTCGTGCTTCTTTCCACACAGAGGGAAAAACACCTGCCCTTAGAGAGGAGTTGAAAATGATTGATAAAGGCAATGACAATACTTTGCTGCACTTTATCGCATATAGGGGGGGCACACCATCTGGTCCGGCTCCCTTCGTTCGATCTAGGGCCTTTAGAGTTCTATGCACATCTTCCTGTGAAAACTGGATGCTACTTAGGTAATTTGTGGTGATAATTTTATCATCACTGCCTGTCTGCACGATGGAGCTAGTTTTATAGACAGATGAGAAAAATGAGGCAAAGAGGTTACTAATGCTGTCACCATTTTCAGCCCTATTATCGCCAAAAGTCATGGTTGCTGGATAGGCATTACTGTTTCGTTTCTTATTTTTCAGGTGTGTCCAGAACAGTTTTGGATTTTCAGCCAGCGATAGCTCCAAATTCtggtaataatataattttatcatttgatCAATTGAGGAGATGTTACTTGATATCCCTCTTGATCATAGATAGTTTGgattaattttgtactttaagGCTGAATTTTCAATCGTTgattaacttttaactgaagaataagtttggaagattgacagtttcaatatgggaaatatatcaaaatgacaagtttattcatcAGTTAAACCTTTTACCTGGTAGTGGCAGAATTGTGACATAAGAATATGGTGACATAAGGttcaaaactaatgaaaaatatttttctcgtCGGATTagggcggatttttcaatcgtcggataatatttaactgaagaataactttggcacattgacagtttcagtatgggaattATGTtgaaatgacaagtttattcttaagattaaagatatctgacgattgaaaaatcagcccttaaagGATTAAAAGATAACTGATGATTTAAAAATCAGTCATAAGCCATTTTAAGTGAACAGCAAACCAATAGAGACCAAGTAGTCCCTTCTGGGACTCTCTCTTTAAGTCTCTATTcataacaaattaatttaacaaaccaagaaaaagaaaaaaaaaaaaaaaaaaaaaaaaaaaaaaaaaaaaaaaataaagaaaattagtaGTTTGTGTATATTAAAATCATATAAAATTTTGTGCATAGGCAAGGCTTTGGCATATTATATcacaataaacaataacaacaaacaCTCGCTTAGAACAATTATCTACATGCATGACTAGACTTAGCTTTACTTGTAAAGTGATAATGAACCAACAATTaagcaattaattaattaagattacATTGTTCAATGAGACTCAGGTGTAATAACATCAAAAGTaagtgtttttataaaataaaaaactaaaagtaataataaataaattaagtatataTTCTATCTATATTGCTtatctaaataaaaacttattttccTCACCAGTGATGATTTGTTTCACTTTGAATTCCTTTTGCATAGATGTGAATATTTTGTTGACTGTCTCAGAGATTTTCTTTGCAGTCCAGGTGAGGATGATTGGCTCATCCGATGGTTGCAGGTTGGCCAAAGCTTCCAATTGCTTGTTCACCACCTCTGCCCCTGGAAAGTTATTTTATATGCTGTTTTAATCTGCTCCCCACAGTTGACAAAGAACTATTGATTCTAAGtttatattaaaacaataatgttTATGTACTTAGTAAATTATCAATAAAGACttataaatacctaaataacatctaaaattaaattgcatttcttgataaaagtataaaataataatagttttattttaataaattgttgtaCCAACCTTCTACAACATCCTTCAAGCCATTCAAAGCTTCTACAAGATTGTCCATGAGTGGTTTGAGTTGGGAAGGATAGTAGTCATCAGCACACTCATACAGCTTCAAGGCATAGATGGCTCTACACAGTTTCACTCCTTTTTCGCGGAACCGATTCCAGTCAATCAACAACCCATGCAAAGTTGATACATGAGTAAAGACTGTCTTCGAAATACCAGGTGTATCTTTATTTGGCGTTGGTAATTCTAAAACATAAACATTTGTTTGAGAACACTAGCTAGCTATAACATACATGTTGAGTCCATCCACACAACATAACAAGAAACACTTCAAATACCTCTAGGTGTAAAATTTTGAGCGGCGTCCACATTATTTGGTGGAGTTTTGGACATGGTTGAAACGATTTCTGTgatcttttatttaaaaacgcaATGCATGGCAGTTTTCGCAAATTATTTTGGTCACTTTTGTTTTGACATTATGACATTGACGTAAAGCAGGAAATGCGTAATTGATCCTCCCATTTGCAGCATCTGCGCCTTGGTGACTATGGTTGCTACCATAGACTGCATATTTTGATTCTTCTCCACTAAGCCTAAAGCCTTGTTTGCACTAGTCGAGCTTCTCCATCCATAAGTAAACTGGCAGATTAAGACAATTCCAAGCCGTAATcctgtctaaataaaaaaaagacagCCGTCAGTCAATCTGTCATATTTGACAACTTCCGAAATTGCTAACGAAAAACAGgaaaaagcgcgggaaacgtcggTTTGTTCGGTCGTCCTTTTTTTGCTCTTtttgaaatttaattatttaattagtatATTGTATAGGATCAGTTGTAAAATAGTGTGTATATTAATTATCTGTatatatttaatataattagtGTAAAAATTCCTGTACATTGGTAAGTTTTTCACTTTTATAAAGTTTCATGGATGAGTCCGATGATCCTGGCGGGACCGGCGTCCCCCAGGTATCTAATTTTGTTACCATATCACAATGTTCTGAAACCGAAGGATCTCAAAGAGACACTGATTGTTCGGATGctggtcaatctagctcttctCGGAAACGTTCTATAAACCGTAAATATTGTAAACATTGCAACAAAAAGAGGAAACATAGGTCAAATTCATCGAATGAAAATAATAGTTGTTTATGTGACAGTGAAAGTAATCAgcctaatatttttattaatccgCCTGATAACTTTGTAGTTCCAAACTCTCCCATGTCGGAACCCATTGCATTGAACTCCACTGAAAGCCCAGCCCCAAATCCTCGTGTATCGACTTTTGTAGGCAGATCTCGCTACGAAGCTTCTGATGCAGCCCCTTACTTAATTCATGTGCTTAAAGATCAAGACCCATCAAATGAGCGTCCATCTAACATTCACCCGATTTCATTCGGCCAATTTTTGAAAAAGAACAAGTTTAAAAATATAGTTAATGGCAGTTTGAAAAAGATTGGTAGAAACCGTATTgtaatttcattttcaaattTTGAGGATGCAAACAGTTTTGTTTCAAGTGCAttgttaaaacaatataaatacaAAGCATTTATTCCAGCAGCTAATGTGACCCGTATGGGAGTGGTTAGAGGAGTGCCAACTGATTGGACTGATGATGAGGTTAAAACTAGTATTTCAGTGCCCATAGGTTGTGGTGATATTTTAAAGGTCAGACGGTTTAAAAGGAAAGTAACAAGTAATGGTAAAACTGAATTTGTCCCTACTGAGACTGTGGTCCTGACCTTTGATGGCCAGGTCTTACCTAAGCGTGTGTTTCTTTGCTATAACTCATTACCAGTGAATTTGTATATATTTCCAACAATTCAATGTTTCAATTGTTGTAGATACGGTCATGTCAAAAGCCAGTGCCGATCTACTCCCAGGTGCTTTAGATGTGGTCAGGGACACTCAGGAGATAGATGTACTGTTGAAGAAAGTGTTTGTTGCCTTTGCTCCGGTCCTCACTGTGCTACAGATAGGAAATGTCCAGAATTTGATAGGCAAAAGGGAATTAAGGAAACTATGGCTAAAAATTGTCTGTCTTATGGTGAAGCCTTGAAGTTACATCCACCCATTACTAAGTCTTATGCAAGTGTCCTAATGTCTTCTCCTCCGCCATCTCCATCAATTGAGTATAACTCTAACTTATCTAACAATAGCAACAGGTCATATAATAAAACAGTATACTTAAAACCCAAAGCTCCACCTAAACACGGAAAGGGCTATGATCGAGTAGCCCATAGTGAGTTAGTGAAAGATTATAATGCTCCTCAGCCTGAAAATGGATGTGCCTTAAATAACCATGACCCTAATTCCCTTTTTAACATACCTATTAAAGATTTAATCATTGCATTAATAACATCATTATCTAAGTCTAATTTAGTTTCTTTACCGTCCAACGCTGCCATACCTAACAATAGTATACAAGAAAGTAATTCTCAAAATGGATCAAAGCTCTCTAGTGTTGCAGTGGAATTGCCGCAGCATTAGTAGTAAGAaaagtgaacttttttatataattaaCAAGTTTAAACCATTTGCTGTGTCTCTTCAAGAGACATGGCTTCAACCTCATGTATATTTTAGAGTACCTGGCTTCTCTTGTATAAGAGAAGACAGAAGTGATGGCTACGGCGGTGTAGCTATCCTTGTAAATAGATCTGTTTCCTTCACCCACATACCCATTCCTCAGCATAATAGTGATTTCTCAATTATAGCAGTTAGTATAAGTAATATTTCATTTGTGTCCCTATATATTCCTCATCCATCCTCAGCAATATTTGATGAAGTGGAGAATTTATTAGTTAATATTCCTAAACCAATTTTAATTATGGGAGACCTCAATGCCCAACACCAGTCCTGGGGCAGCTctaaatcaaacttctatggcTCTAGAACTTTAGATATATTGGATCatttaaatttatgtttattaaatacCGGCGAGCCGACGCGACGGACTTTACCTAACGAAGGTATTAGTATACCA
This window contains:
- the LOC135075572 gene encoding cyclin-dependent kinase 2-interacting protein-like, which translates into the protein MSKTPPNNVDAAQNFTPRELPTPNKDTPGISKTVFTHVSTLHGLLIDWNRFREKGVKLCRAIYALKLYECADDYYPSQLKPLMDNLVEALNGLKDVVEGAEVVNKQLEALANLQPSDEPIILTWTAKKISETVNKIFTSMQKEFKVKQIITENIAHCRDEKMIDVYISSWELEPFFEPNAYLFAEVGLPGIT